The genomic window ACTCACCTTCACCGAGCCCCTCTGCCAACGCCCCGCCTTGCTCTCCACCCAACCCGACTTCACCACCTGGTTCGCCAAGCTCAGACTCTTCGACCTCAACTATCTCGACATCCTCTACTTCCCCCCCCTTTACATCAAAAACATCGATCCCATCACGACTCTCTAGTTGTCCGCCTTCCGTGACAGGCTCAATACCAAGCCCCCCAGATAGACCTCCATCATCCACCCCTCCTTGGTGAACCTGAGAATTAATCGTTTTTTGCAACCCCACAATCTGACGATCTTTCTCCTGCACTTCCCGCCGCAAACCAGCAATCAAGGCCTTCGCCTCTTCTAACCCCTGGAACAGATTCGTCAACTCCTTCATCCCCTGCTCGCGAGCAGAATCTGGATAGACCTTCTTGAAAGAGGCAAACATCTCGGCCATGCGACCTCCATCAGCCTGAGACCCTACCCCAAGTTTATCCAAAAGAGCATTTTTATGCTCCTCCGAGACCTCAAAGACATTATTCCTGCCAATGATGACCCCCTCGGGATTCAGCCCTTGGGCGTCAAGCTCTTTCAAACTCTTATTAAGTGCGGACTTCAAGCTACTGAAACTTTTCCGCCTGCTCTTTATAGCTGCCGCATCACCCTCTCCCCAAATATCTTCAATCAACTCATCAACGGCAATTTCCGTTATCTCACCAAGGACTTCCTGGTCGGCCAGACGACTCCGGATAGCTGCAATCAACTTCGTTTTCTGAGTATCTGGAGTAAGGGAAAGACTGGTAATCGCTTGATCAATCCCCTCAACAGTGACAAGAATAGACATCGTTGGATCACATCTCCATGGGATAGACTTATCCCTCTATTATGTTAGCTTGCGACACCCGGCAGTAACCGTTCACAGCGCGGCTGAACGTTTACCCCGGCAGCTACACTCATCAAACCACAAGGAGGCACATCAAGGTAAGCATGGTTTTACATGCATCAGCAAGCAATTCAACCATTCACCCCCCATCAGTTATTAAAAAACATATTTTTCTTCCAATTAAAATTCCTTAATTATACTATGTCCAAAGCGTCTTCACTCAAGTGAGTATACCATCAGAGGATTACACGTACCGCTGAAACGCCTATCGGAATCACTCACAAGCAAGTAAAAAAAATGACCTACTCTGAAGTCACCTTCACCCCTTTCTCACCCTATGTCTTGCCTCTTCAGCCAACCTGGCACGACAACACAGAGGTTTTCCATGACCAAACGACTCGTCATTGCTGAGGCAGCAACCAAGATTGAGTTCCTGAAAGCCTATTATGGCCTCGACACCGATAGCATCCTCTGTCAATGGCCGCTGTTCACCACCTCCTACCAAACTGTCTCTGGAAACACGACCAAAGATATATTTCACTTCGATCCGCTCCCAGCTGCCGAAGAACTCACCACGACCCTCAATGCCGAGCAATACCAGGAGATCATCCTGGCCTTCGATACCGACGCCAAAGGTGAATTGATCAGTTGGCAGATAGGAGGCTTTGCGGCACAACTCGGCGCCGCCACCCACACCATACATCGCCTCAAACCGACCGGATTCTCCTCGCATGAGCTTGACTCAGCCATGCAGGTTATTGCCCCCCCCGACTCTCATCTCGGCCAATCAACATACAGCAGACACCTCTTTGACGAATACCTGGGGCGCCACCTCCAGCGCCTGCTCGGGACGGATCGAGGACCAGGGAATTTATTGTTACGACATCACAGCTTGACCATCCTGTTCTTACTGGTTGAGAACCAGCAAGGACAGAGCGCAGCTCCCCAAACCATGAAATGGCAACTTACAGGCACTGTCGACGGCACAAAACAAAGCTTTCCGGCAACCCTCTCCATCGGAAAAGATGTCCCCATCCATGGACTGTTTTCCGACCAAGACAAGGTTCTCTCCCTTGCGAGCAAATTGGAAAAAAGTCCCTTCGATGTCGATATCGTAACCCGTTCACCGCTTTCGATCCCTCCCCCAGCCGCGTACCATTTACCAGAGCTAACACAGGATGCCTTGTTGCACCTAGGCCTTAACCCGATTCAAGTCACCCAAATCATCACCAGACTCTACCATGGAATCGTTCACCAGGGCCAAACCATGGGGCTGATCACATCACCTTCCCCTGGGACACCTCCCCCTTCTGCAGCTACTCTCACATCACTGCGCCAACAAGTCTCCACCCTGTATGGAGAATCAAACTTAAGAGAGCAAGCCACCCTCGACTCCGGGTCAATCGTCCCTCTATTCCCCCACCTTGATGGCCTGAGTCTTAACCAGCCTCTCAGCCAAGACGAACTATCTCTCTATGACTTAATCCGATCCCAAGCCCTAGCCAGCCAGATGAAACCAGCGCTTGGCGAATCGTTTTCCATCGACTTTCTCGTTAACAGCAACTATGGCTTCCAGTCTCATTACAACGAATTGATCGATCCTGGATTTCTCAAGGCACTCCCTGCGCAGTTGAACAAGTGGCAGTCACCATTTTCACTCTCAGAAATTGCGAAGGGACAGCAATTCCGAGCCACGCTCAACTGCCAGCCAAGTTCCCTCGAAAATCAAGGGGTTGAACCATATACCATCGAATCCCTGCTCGCAGAACTAGCTGATTTTTCAATAGCTGCTGACCCTGCCACAATCCGCCTGATTGGGGACTTGGCTGCGCTGGGATATCTTGGGATATCAGAACAAGGGTTGCTGAAAGCGACTAACCAGGCAAATCAAGTCGTTGCCATCCTGTCCCGGGCCTTCCCCCAAATGCAGGGAGTTAACCTCTCCGCCTACATTGAGCAAACCATTAATGAAGCATTAACTAGCCGCAAAGACCTGACCTTCGCCCTCAGGCAGTTCGATCAGACCTTGATGCTCCATGGAAAGGCGCTGATCAAGACCAAGACCCCAGCAAGAGTATCGACCACCAGATCCAGGGCATCAAGCACCATCATCAAACAGGCGACACCCACCCCAGTCGCCATCGAAACTGACACCTCACCCATAGCCACCAACGCCCCCCTCCCTCCGGCAGAGGCCAAACAACCCACTACCGATGAGGCAATCATCAAATCCTCTCATCCTGCTTCCCAAACCTTAGAAACAAGACCACCAACGCCCCCCCCCCAAGATGAACAAAGCATCACCATAGAAATTGAAGACACTGACGCAGGCACCCCTCTCTCGGACAAACTCCTTAGTCATGACAAGCCAGAGCCAGAATCAGCGCTCGAAACCAACACACCTCCCGAAGATCTACTAAAACTCTTTACAGACTCCGTATCAAACAAGAGCGCGGTAGCAGATGCTACGAATCAGCGACCAGAACACACCCCACAGCCACCTCTTGATTCTAAGGAAAAAAACTGCCCTGCCTGCGGTAAATCCCTGGTCATCAAGCAAGATCAATTCGGAACATATTGGGGATGCTCAGGATTCCCAACCTGCCGCTACTCCGAAAACACTCAAGAATTCCCTTGCCCTCTTTGTGGCCATGCCCTCACCAGAAAGCAGACCCCCACAGGAAAAGACTTCTTTTCCTGTGCCCATAATGACTGCCAATTCATGTCCTGGTCCACCCCTCACTATCTCCCGTGCGGGTTATGCAATTCTCCGTACCTTGTCGAAAAAATAGTCCAGGGGGGCACTCAACTCCGCTGCCCAAGAGCAGGCTGTTCTTATGGCCAACCCTTACCAGAGCAATCAACTGAAAACAGGTCATCTCCAACCGGCACCAGCCAAAAAAAAATCATGGTGCGCCGAACAGTTCCCGGGACCGGGACAGCTGCTGCTGGCACGAAAAAAGTTCGAATCGTTCGACGGAAATCATAACCTTGGGGTAACTGCTCAGGTTAACGGTAATCAGTTATCGGTTTACGGTTAAAAGAATTATGGTTTGTCATAAATCATCGTATGATACTCAATGTCAGTGTGTCCTCAGCCATTGGCAGAACCCAATCACCGTCAACTGTCAACCGTAAACCGACAACCTGAGCAGTTACTCATCTCATGCCAAATTTTTACTTGGAGCTATAAACAATGCCTATCTATGAATTCTATTGTGATACCTGCAATACCGTTTTCAACTTCTTCTCCAGCCGGGTCAATACCAGCGCCACTCCTGCCTGCCCCAAATGCAACAAGACCCTGAGCAGACAGATATCGCTGTTCAGTACTCTCGGCCGGGCAAAAGATGACGACGGCATGCCTGACATCGACGAAAGCCGGATGGAGCGCGTAATGGGAGAGTTGGCCCAGGAGGCAGAGAATATCAACGAAGATGACCCACAACAAATGGCCAGAATCATGCGCCGATTCAGTGAAAAAGCTGGAATGAACCTAGGCGCTGGGATGGAGGAGGTCTTGAGCCGGATGGAGGCGGGAGAAGATCCGGAAGCCATTGAAAAGGAGATGGGTGATATCCTCGAAAACGAAGACCCCTTTACCCTAGAATCCAGAAAGAGAAAACGAGGAGGAGGCCGAAGCGCCCCGATCCGCGATGAAACGCTCTACGAGCTTTAGCCGCTCCCACATCGTGTCTCATCCGTAACCGTTCACCGGACCCCCATCTGCTTTGTCAACGGCCTGCTCATGTGCAACTAGCACACTTCGCAGACCGTTTTCGCGCATCTGGGACACCCGGAAAACGGTTACAGCCCGGTGAAATCCGCACGTTCAACGCTTCTGGTGAACGATTACTCTCATCCACTCTGCCTTCAATCGTCCTTCAGGGTAACCACCTGAAAACAAGTTCGTTAACGGATACCACGCATATAATCCACGAGCTGACTGGCGAGAGCCTGATTATCAACCAGCAGCGAAGCCTCATGGTTCTTAGATAGGGCAGAGCTAGTAAAGTTATGGCTCCCAATCAGAGTATACCGACGATCAATCACCACGGCTTTGGCGTGGGTAGTCACTTTTTCCGAATCAAAGCGGACAGTGACCCCCTGTTTTTTCAAACGGGCAGCCACCCGTTTATTCGCACTATTGATATCTGAGTCGTAGCCCGAATTTTCAAGCAGCACAGTGACCATTACTCCACGCTTACGGGCCTTGATCAAATCCTCAATCAAAGCGGCTGCGCGATTATTAGATGAATCGGTGATTTTAAACACAAACATGACCAGATCAATGCTCCGTTCGGCTTGAGCGATCATGCGTTCAAGGACCGGGAAATAGTCCCGATCCGTCAAGAGCCGCACCTGACCAGGCTGAGTCAGAATCTTCTGACCTGGCTCTCGACTCCCCCCTGCCATGGTCGAATTGAAAAGAACCAGATACGGCTTAATCGCCAGGAAAGTGCTTTCTCCCAGATCCGGCACCGAGCGCAGTTCATCAAGGGTTTCGAAAGAACCGTTATGATCCCGGTAACGAACTATAGCCCGGGCCTTGGCCTTACCGACAAAAGGGAGCTTTTCGATCTCACTGACTCCCGCAATGTTGATGTTGATCTTTTCCTCATCGACAAAAGCATTGGCCACACCAAGAGCAACACCCGACAAAACCACGAATGCCGCAAGCGCCACCAATCCTTTGAGTCCCGGACGATGATCACCCCGCCTTATCAAGATCGTCATCCGTTATTGCCCGATGCTATTTTGGCCACCAGTCAACCCGGATCCGGCGAATAATATTAAAGCCCCCGCCAAGAACCAAGCTATTGCGCCTGCCGACACTATCGAGGAGACACTGAATCTCATAAGAACGTGTGCCAGCATCGCAGATGATAATCAGAGTATCGGTTTCAGGAATCTCGGACAACCGCGTCCTGACCTCAACATAGGGAATCGCCAGCCAGCGGTCAGCAAAAGCCGCACAGAAAGCTCCTGCCTCGTTAGGATGTCTGATATCCAAGGCTCTCCAATCAGGGTGCAATCCAGGCTGCTCCATCCAAGCCAAGAAGTCCTCTATGACCACCGTCCGCAGACGTCCGGCAATAGCATTTTCGGCAACATTAGCCGTAGCGTTCAAAGCATCCAGCGCTGTCGCAAAAGGAGGGGCATACGCCATCTCGAGATTGATAAAATCCTCGACTGTCGCTCCCTTGGCGAGCAATGCGGCAGCGGCATCAAGACGAGCAAGGACCGCGTCACCCATAGGCCCAAACCCTTGAACCCCCAGGACCTGCCGGGTCCGGCGGTCAAAGACCATTGCCAGCGGGATGATAGCCTGAGTCGGGAAAAAATGAGCGCGATCGGATTGGGCAGTAATCACTCGGTCAGCATCAAAACCATCGGCCAGCGCGGTCTCAAGACTCATGCCCGTGGCTCCGATTGCCACATCAAAGGCCTTCAT from Desulfobulbaceae bacterium includes these protein-coding regions:
- a CDS encoding zinc ribbon domain-containing protein, producing the protein MPIYEFYCDTCNTVFNFFSSRVNTSATPACPKCNKTLSRQISLFSTLGRAKDDDGMPDIDESRMERVMGELAQEAENINEDDPQQMARIMRRFSEKAGMNLGAGMEEVLSRMEAGEDPEAIEKEMGDILENEDPFTLESRKRKRGGGRSAPIRDETLYEL
- a CDS encoding phospholipase, whose protein sequence is MTILIRRGDHRPGLKGLVALAAFVVLSGVALGVANAFVDEEKININIAGVSEIEKLPFVGKAKARAIVRYRDHNGSFETLDELRSVPDLGESTFLAIKPYLVLFNSTMAGGSREPGQKILTQPGQVRLLTDRDYFPVLERMIAQAERSIDLVMFVFKITDSSNNRAAALIEDLIKARKRGVMVTVLLENSGYDSDINSANKRVAARLKKQGVTVRFDSEKVTTHAKAVVIDRRYTLIGSHNFTSSALSKNHEASLLVDNQALASQLVDYMRGIR